The region TTGGACCGCGTGAGTGCTTGAAGAATCCCTGTCTGTACAGGGCCATGCGCGAGATTGGGCTATAAACGTTTTCCTATCATCTTCTTTGTGTGCGTTTAAAAAGAATAATCAAAAAAGAAGCTACAGCGAAAAGCAGGGGGCCCCATATGTtaatccaaaacaaaaacaaaaaagaatatGCTGAACTAGCAAAGATCAAAAGTTTGattcaaaaccaaaaccaaatatatagaatattttgATGTGTGTATTTTCCTGTCTACCACTCCATAGGCGGTGGCAGAGGGCAACCTAGAGTACCATAGTAACCTATGctaattgcaaaaatattgtatatgtatgtataatcaCATCGACTTGCAGCAGTTGACACCGAATATAGCGGGGCATTAGGGGCGTATTTCGATGTACAATATGTACTTTCCAGCTCTTGAAACCCTTTGCCGGTAGCACAAAAACTCAACTGCTACCCAAGGGAAGTGCTATATATGCTATATACCTACAGGCaaatacgaatacaaatacaatacgCCAATACCGAGCCACAATCCATTTAAGCAGCGTCTTTAAACCACTCCACTCCTAATTGAATGTTAAATGTCCAAATACAGAAGTTTGCTAAACATATTTAAAGTTACATAAGTGTTTGTGTACAAAGAGGTCGTAATCATACAAACTATATATCCACAGGACCTCCATAtataatcaaatcaaaaaccaaaagacaATTAAGCgcatatttgtatgtaatATTCGCATAATcggtttttagttttgtttttgtataacTAAGTTCTCCTTGCGAGATTTTGAGAGCGATTTCGAAATAGGCAGCTAGCCGCAGTTCGAGAATCAAATGCTTAACTACAGCTTTGAATTCAGTTACGGTCAGACAGACACAAATATACAGGCATATATAAAATAGGATTGTATTGTAGGAGAGAATGAGTCGAGCCGATCAAAGTATCTCCCGGATGGTCCCAATTGTCGGCTTATGGGTTGTCCACAGCTAACACTACTACTAATCTAtcagagatacatatgtataaatctctctatatatatattaaaacatGTCTACgaataaacatatacatacttaAATGTGTTTCAGtgtaaaaacaataaaagatCTATAGATGTgattatataatatacaaaaCTACAATGgaaaggagaaaggagaagGGAAATGGAAACTTACTAAAGCTAAGTTAAAAATGAGCCGCTGAACTGCACTACAGATTGgttaaaatatattcagtatattaaatcaaaatattataaatgtatttacatacctatactatattatataaatttaaatttgatgtaCATGCTACAGTTTGAAAACCCCATATTTATGCTATACAGTTATCAtcaatttgaaataaattcgGCTTCGGCCTCCAAAAATTCCGTTTTGAGCTTTTTGGATGATTCCGATAAGAGGAAACTTTTTAATGTGAGTGAGTCCTTTTCGTTCTTATCCCATATCATCGGTTAAGACTCTCTTTTTCGATCTCTTTGAATCGGGTATGAATCGGTAGAAACAATGAATTTCAACCATATTTTGCAGTTTATTGAGAAAATTTCTGTATTAATTAAGTTTTAAAAACAGTTTGGATCTTCATAtcaaattaacgaaatagggtatcaATATGGCCATACTCCGGTTGATAAGCAACAaatcttcaaataccagcaagaTTGACGTGAAAGCATTGCGACAGTTTTTTGTAGAGTTTTTTTGCTttaaccttgttttagtcaaaatacaataaaagcacgtatttaaaataagttagttcattaatcggataaaattatgtcgGCAgagctaaatgttctatatagctaataatattccacggaatatcaaaatcgaggaatatgtataatataacttgaattcgtcagtatatttacggtatattttaaaataggcggtatattttggtatatctCTGAGGTGTAGGACCGTATATGTTATCGATAAACCCACAGATCAAAACACCACTTGAAGTTtgcgaaattaaatttataaataaattacaggATATAATTGTGAGCTATTTCAAAATACGGCAGTAAAAAATTTAAGATCCGGGAATAGGAAGGCACACAGCCGTGCACATACAAATACGGTATAAATTCCACACACTGCGCAGCACTTATTTTGTTCGGGTGAGTAAGAAGaagaacaaatatttgtatgaGTCATCAAGTGGGAAACGAGTTATCAGATTGAACCTCTTGTTTATATTTCGTTTCATTGGAATCAGTCTGACGTCATCACTTGGGCAAAGATGAAAACCCCCGTGTCCGCCGCTTCCCTATCCAATGCGAATGCATCGAGCGCCAGTGCTGGATCGGGCGCCACACCAATTGTGCCAAAGACGGAACCAGTAGGCAACGAAGAGAGTTCGACGATGTCTTTGGATTTCCAGACACCTGGCATCACCTCAACGCCCAATGCGAATAAACGTCCGGGCTTCTTGGACCTGAACAACAAGGCAGCGAAGAACAAACGCATTATAGCGCCGCTGGTGATTAATTCGCCAGATCTGCAAGCCAAGACCGTCAACACACCAGACCTGGAAAAAATACTGCTGTCCAACCATATGATGCAAACGCCGCAGCCGGGCAAAGTGTTTCCAACCAAGGTGGGACCGGTTACATCCGAACAGGAAGCCTTTGGCAAGGGCTTCGAAGAGGCGCTGCAGAACCTGCACACAAATTCGCAGGCCTTCCCTGCCAGCAATCCAACCGCCAACCCAACTGTCACTGGCACTACTATGACGGCAGTGAATAATGGCATCAGCGGTGGGACCTTCACCTATGCCAACATGGGCGAGGGCTTCCCTGTCATCAAGGATGAGCCCCAGAACCCAGCCGGCTCCCCAACGGTTAGTCCAATCGATATGGAAACACAGGAAAAGATCAAGCTGGAGCGCAAACGTCAACGGAATCGCGTTGCCGCATCTAAGTGCCGCAAGCGAAAGCTGGAACGCATCTCGAAGCTGGAGGACCGCGTGAAGATACTGAAGGGCGAGAACGTTGATTTGGGCGGCATTGTGAAAAGTCTCAAGGATCATGTGGCGCAGCTGAAGCAGCAGGTCATCGAGCATATGGAAGCCGGATGCACTGTACCAACTATTTCGGCGCCAGCCTTGCTGTCGGGCAAATAACATATGGACACACCTGAGGAGCCGTTTACGTTACCAGCAGAGAGGGAGGATGATGAGCAGATGGATTTGATGACAGATTTGGGACCAGACAGTATCGAGGATCAGGCTATAAATCCAGAACTCTTGGAACAGGGAATACCCTTGGAACTCTTTCtaagagcaacaacaagtgCGCCAGAGCTCGATGACTTATCGCCAGCCCCATCGCTGTCAGGAAACGATCTGCTGGGTGTCGTCAGTGTAGATAATTCGGAAGACGGAGACGGTGCTAATCGGCCCGTGGTCCTGTTCATAGTGACAGAAAATGACGGCGATCAACCGGTTGCGAGTTAAGGATCCGGATGTGGTTGGATGGATCCCTGGAGTGCCTTTGCtaaattttatttctttgcaACGTGAAATGGCTTTGACTTTGCTGCAATACTATACACAAATGCTTTTTAAGTGTTTTCGTTTACTTAGTTTTAGCTTAATGTTCAAGTAAAGTATTATCTGTGTTGATCGTAAGATAATATAATgtcaaatataaatatacatatagagTATGATTTTATATAATGGAAACTACTTTCGAAGACCAACCAAATATCTGATAAaagtatgtgcatatatatgtatttttacttcatatatacataaaaaattaattctAAACTTAAAACTAATTTATTCAGCTtcgtcctcatcatcatctttaTCTTCGTCCATTTCCTCGACATCCTCTTCTACGGCGCTGTCGACTTGTGTTTCGTCGTTTATTCCGTCCTCAACGTGCAACTGGAAGCCATCACTCTTTGTCCAGGAGCACTGAATCGTCATTCGGAACTTGGCCATTGGTTTGCCCACCAATTTGAGTATACGCGCTTGCTCGGGTGTAAGGACCTTTCCCTCTTCGCATACGGTGTAATCACTGTAGATGGTCACGATGCCCTTTTCCAGCTTGGTGGGCATGCCCAACGAACGCAAATGGGGCTCCATGGAGTGGGCAAAGTCCTCGAGGGGACCGGCTGGCAATGTAACCGTCTCGGTTGCGATAAAACCACTTCGCGCATATTCCACCGCCCAGTAATTTTCTGCCCATTCCAAGACTTCCTCTTTGGACTTTTCTGTGAACAGTAGACCCACCTGGCCGTTAAGGCGCTTGGCGAGCTGattcaacacacaaaacattACAAATACTAGATTTTATATGGATAGATTGACAAGAACTTTACCTTGTGCAGACCTGCTTCCATTTCTTCGCTCTTTGTGCGTCCCAGGCCGATTTGCATTACGCGGTTTTTCCCAAAGATGATGCGCGAATTGTTCTTCCATTCCTGTCGCAGGTCCTTCAGTATGCTGTTGCGCATGTTTTGCACCTGGAACACGAATATATTGGGGTACTTTCCTACACAGAATCTGATATCATCGACGAATCGCTGTTTCCAAGCCAGACCCTTGCGGTCGGTCTTTGTTAACGAAACTGTAATAGACGGTCTCTGGATTAAGAACTACTCCAAAGCTCTCCAAATAGCTAAAGACGTACCTTTCTTATCGCGTTTGGAGCGTGGCATCTTTGTGCGCAGGTAAAGACTGGtctaaatatgaaatttgaaaacacaaaaataatgCGTGTAGTAAACACGTGCATGAGCGTGAGATATATCGATTATAGCCGCGCTAGTATCGATAGGTGCTGCTGGCATCGGAATGCATCCTTGGCTTACTCGTTGGAGATGGGCGATTGATCGTGATTACTAAAATATCCATGGCAAGTAGGACTCAcgctatatatacatatattcaatatATTATTTTCATATGATTTGTATTCCACAAAAGCATCGATATGAAATTGTATTTAACTCTCACTGCTGGcaatttttctaaatttattaACTGTTTTTTAGAGGTATAAACAAGAATATGGGGAATATATAGAATGGTATAAACTTCAATACTAGCCTAGGCAGAGATATATCATCTCATATTCTTAGTGGAGGGTTTTATGTATTCTTGCAGATAACGGAACTATGTATCGTTACCGGGATATATATAGACGAAACtaatcaaattgaaatgaaatagGGCATACAAATTTCCATACTCATGGCGGATACCTGTGACTAGCAACAATGACGTAACGTTCCATACACTTACGTTTCATTCCGTGTATATTTACGTTTATGCGTTGACCTTTTTCGTTTTAATCTTATCTTATAAAcaacaatcaaataaaaaggGGTCCCCTTAACGATTAactcataataataataataataataataatgttgTTAGTAATCCACCGGAAATAATGAAAGTTTActaattttagcgcagttcaagtgaaagatatcgtggtgTTTTTTGAAATTCAGAGGAAAGATGGCAAttatctacaagaagaatttacaatctatttacctcaagtagttgaacGATTTAAATAtaggggcttaagtgggctaagttcggttTTGCATCATACGAGTcgctatattgttgttgagcaacaaaaattaaggcaaaaacaatgtttgacctttttttggcaaaatCTAATAAGAGCAAGTACTTAAAATAGACCAGTCAAATAGAAAATAGtttcattaatcgtataaaattatgtgggcatagataaaggcccggttgacaacatttaagtaattgtcgctcacattcaaaaaatttcgatttggcgcgcaccactcggtatatttttcaagtgagaccgtatatactgtagaaactggttttcgccgcgctcccatgaggtgttttttagtgctaaatggtatttttgtcatctattaatttcattttcaatgttatataaaaatccaataaatgcaagtatttcgaataggccaatcatgaatagaattgattcatcaatcgtacaaaattgtgtgggcatggctaaatcttccatatagatagtattattcaacggaatatgcGAActtttgaattcgccgcagttcgccgcatttCACCCCAATTCGCTTtggcaacaatgagtctcattccatacacaaaataTGCGGCAaaatttacttgaaaaccgttttttggtcaaaataaaatacataaaggtaattaaaagaagcaatcttgtagaaaatacatttatctatGGAATAATGCTAagtgggcaaatctatatagcttgaaacataggcaatacccgattcgccgcagtttcgctattgcaacaatgagtcccattccatacacaaacatgttgctagttccaagcacacataccctggggtaaatggatgttatagaattgtgaacaCGTTTGTCTTCTAAGG is a window of Drosophila pseudoobscura strain MV-25-SWS-2005 chromosome 3, UCI_Dpse_MV25, whole genome shotgun sequence DNA encoding:
- the RpLP0-like gene encoding mRNA turnover protein 4 homolog; this encodes MPRSKRDKKVSLTKTDRKGLAWKQRFVDDIRFCVGKYPNIFVFQVQNMRNSILKDLRQEWKNNSRIIFGKNRVMQIGLGRTKSEEMEAGLHKLAKRLNGQVGLLFTEKSKEEVLEWAENYWAVEYARSGFIATETVTLPAGPLEDFAHSMEPHLRSLGMPTKLEKGIVTIYSDYTVCEEGKVLTPEQARILKLVGKPMAKFRMTIQCSWTKSDGFQLHVEDGINDETQVDSAVEEDVEEMDEDKDDDEDEAE
- the Jra gene encoding transcription factor AP-1, with translation MKTPVSAASLSNANASSASAGSGATPIVPKTEPVGNEESSTMSLDFQTPGITSTPNANKRPGFLDLNNKAAKNKRIIAPLVINSPDLQAKTVNTPDLEKILLSNHMMQTPQPGKVFPTKVGPVTSEQEAFGKGFEEALQNLHTNSQAFPASNPTANPTVTGTTMTAVNNGISGGTFTYANMGEGFPVIKDEPQNPAGSPTVSPIDMETQEKIKLERKRQRNRVAASKCRKRKLERISKLEDRVKILKGENVDLGGIVKSLKDHVAQLKQQVIEHMEAGCTVPTISAPALLSGK